Proteins encoded by one window of Leptospira barantonii:
- a CDS encoding NAD-dependent epimerase/dehydratase family protein codes for MTRKKILITGASGLLGGRIAKYFGELDEFEINLATSKKIEFPDSIRFGKFVSIDWNSGTSLEDACDGVEFIVHCAGMNAQDATRDPQAAIEFNGRATGRLLDAAIRKKSSKFVYFSTAHVYGSPLEGDISEDSPLTNPHPYAMSNLEGEKEVNDRTASGKISGFNIRLSNAFGAPADPNVNCWTLLVNDLCRQAVTTGRMVLKTTGLQRRDFIPITDVCNAVYHIFRIQSNLNPVTYNLGGNKSMTVWEMANLVRERCGIILGFLPILERVEPGENETSADFNYDTAKLRSTGFLHSNSFESEIDDLIKFCKQSF; via the coding sequence ATGACTCGAAAAAAAATATTGATCACGGGCGCTTCCGGGCTTTTGGGAGGAAGAATCGCAAAGTATTTCGGAGAGCTGGACGAGTTTGAAATCAATTTAGCGACTTCCAAGAAGATAGAATTCCCCGATTCGATTCGATTTGGAAAATTCGTTTCCATCGATTGGAATTCTGGAACCTCTTTAGAAGACGCTTGTGACGGTGTCGAATTTATCGTTCATTGTGCCGGCATGAATGCTCAGGATGCGACTCGAGATCCGCAAGCGGCGATCGAATTTAACGGGCGAGCAACCGGACGTTTGTTGGATGCGGCAATCCGGAAAAAGTCTTCTAAGTTCGTTTACTTTTCGACGGCTCATGTTTATGGAAGTCCGTTAGAAGGCGACATCTCGGAAGATTCTCCCTTAACAAATCCTCATCCTTATGCGATGAGTAACTTAGAAGGGGAGAAGGAAGTAAACGATCGAACCGCTTCCGGAAAAATTTCGGGGTTTAACATCCGTTTGTCGAACGCTTTCGGTGCTCCGGCAGATCCGAACGTAAATTGTTGGACCCTTCTCGTAAACGATCTATGTAGGCAAGCGGTAACGACGGGGAGAATGGTATTGAAAACGACCGGTCTGCAAAGAAGGGATTTTATTCCGATCACGGATGTTTGTAACGCCGTATATCATATTTTTAGAATACAATCAAACTTGAATCCGGTTACGTATAATCTGGGCGGAAATAAGTCTATGACCGTATGGGAAATGGCGAATCTGGTTCGAGAAAGATGCGGTATAATTCTCGGCTTTTTGCCGATATTGGAAAGAGTGGAACCCGGTGAAAACGAAACATCCGCAGATTTTAATTACGACACCGCAAAACTTCGTTCCACCGGATTTCTGCATTCGAATTCTTTCGAATCCGAAATCGACGATCTTATAAAATTTTGTAAACAATCCTTTTAG
- a CDS encoding glycosyltransferase, with product MTPLISVVIPTYNHAHFLKLSLASVINQSYSNWEAIVIDNHSDDDTDKVVASFQDSRIRLTKIRNNGVISASRNKGIQEAKGDWISFLDSDDLWFSDKLKRVVEEIVKSENTIDVICNDEYMVRPGVEEKSRLVYGPYEDDFYRKMLFYGNRLSTSATTIKRKFLTENALLFSENREFVTVEDYDMWLRLANAKAKFLFIPETLGEYTIHGSNQSASLDRHLSHLENLIRHHVFYIQNFDLNKERLWKKFRARLTFDKAVVYLRERGFLSAFLLICKSFAISPIVFFSLVFAKFNRKF from the coding sequence ATGACTCCGCTTATTTCCGTCGTTATTCCCACTTACAATCACGCGCATTTTTTGAAATTATCGCTGGCTTCGGTCATCAATCAAAGTTACTCGAACTGGGAAGCGATCGTTATCGACAATCATTCGGACGACGATACGGATAAGGTGGTTGCCTCCTTTCAGGATTCACGAATTCGCTTAACAAAAATAAGAAACAACGGAGTGATATCCGCGTCTCGGAATAAGGGAATCCAGGAAGCAAAAGGCGACTGGATTTCTTTTTTGGATTCGGATGACCTTTGGTTTTCGGACAAACTGAAGCGAGTTGTCGAAGAGATCGTAAAATCGGAAAACACGATCGACGTAATTTGCAATGACGAGTATATGGTTCGCCCCGGCGTCGAAGAAAAGTCTAGGTTGGTATACGGGCCGTATGAGGACGACTTCTACCGCAAAATGTTATTTTATGGAAATCGACTTTCCACCTCGGCGACCACGATCAAAAGAAAATTCTTAACCGAGAACGCGTTGCTTTTCAGTGAAAATCGTGAATTCGTAACCGTCGAGGATTACGATATGTGGTTGCGTTTAGCGAACGCAAAGGCGAAGTTTCTTTTCATCCCGGAAACATTAGGCGAATATACGATTCACGGTTCCAATCAGTCCGCTTCTTTGGACAGACATTTGAGTCATCTTGAAAATCTAATTCGTCATCACGTCTTTTATATTCAGAATTTCGATTTGAATAAGGAGCGTCTTTGGAAAAAATTTAGAGCGAGATTGACTTTTGATAAGGCGGTTGTGTATCTGCGCGAACGCGGATTTCTTTCCGCATTTCTTCTGATATGCAAATCCTTTGCGATATCGCCTATCGTGTTTTTTTCCCTCGTCTTCGCCAAATTCAATCGTAAATTCTAA
- a CDS encoding class I SAM-dependent methyltransferase, protein MENILKKLNLSKDGIYSAEIPSSEQQIELKMRSEVASKEYSDYFEVISKNHSIPVMDREVKNFLKKIQPNGIILDIGGCWGWHWRNVPIDRPDVKVIVVDFLRENLNHAKKFLGDTIGKQVFLLHADATSLPFQDLIFDGVWTVQTFQHIPDFKKACSEAFRVLKKEGTFINYSLNLTPLNRILYSLLGKKFHTEGKLEGSFLLNKANKAQKKILTDLYGEGNVKEGYSECLFHPDLRLTFSGRKNSFWGILDYYYSKLPGLNAFSARQKSFTAVKK, encoded by the coding sequence ATGGAAAACATATTAAAAAAACTCAATCTATCCAAGGACGGAATTTATTCCGCCGAAATTCCTTCCTCCGAACAGCAAATCGAATTGAAGATGAGAAGCGAGGTCGCTTCGAAAGAATATTCGGATTACTTCGAAGTCATTTCAAAGAATCATTCGATACCGGTTATGGATCGAGAGGTGAAGAATTTCTTGAAGAAGATTCAACCGAACGGAATCATTTTGGATATCGGCGGCTGTTGGGGATGGCATTGGAGAAACGTTCCGATCGATCGACCCGATGTGAAGGTAATCGTCGTCGATTTCTTACGCGAAAACCTAAATCATGCGAAGAAATTTTTGGGTGATACGATCGGAAAGCAGGTTTTTCTTCTTCACGCGGATGCGACTTCCTTACCGTTTCAAGATCTGATCTTTGACGGAGTTTGGACCGTTCAAACGTTTCAGCATATTCCCGATTTTAAGAAGGCATGTAGCGAGGCCTTTCGTGTTTTAAAAAAAGAGGGAACCTTCATCAATTATTCTTTAAACCTAACTCCATTGAACCGAATTCTTTACTCGTTGCTCGGAAAGAAATTTCATACGGAAGGAAAGTTAGAGGGCAGTTTCTTATTGAATAAAGCCAACAAAGCCCAGAAGAAAATACTTACGGATCTTTACGGAGAGGGAAACGTAAAAGAAGGATATTCAGAATGTCTTTTTCATCCGGATCTTCGACTGACTTTCAGCGGAAGGAAGAATAGCTTCTGGGGAATTTTAGATTATTACTATTCTAAACTTCCCGGTTTGAACGCCTTTTCAGCCAGACAGAAAAGTTTTACTGCAGTCAAAAAATAA
- a CDS encoding polysaccharide deacetylase family protein, which yields MSFLHNVLASFHLPLKIYNSIGKFLRVKKNSELRVLLYHDIALEDRSRFRSQLEKISETWQFVSPQVFEEMIRGEREIIGRNVLLTFDDGYLSNRVVAEEILGPMKIQALFFIISDFVDVQNDEQRKQFISKNIYPDFTPAQVPEHWIPMPWKDLHFLLKQGHSIGSHTRTHARLSKIDSSERLEDEILSSKKKLERELGIQLKHFAYTFGDLGSFSKQALTIAKENYEFVHTGLRGDNGTSPSWAIRREAFSTSDSDSLMGAIMEGGADLLYKSKLRIYESWGSF from the coding sequence ATGTCATTTCTTCATAACGTTTTAGCGTCTTTTCATTTACCCTTAAAGATATATAATTCGATAGGGAAATTCCTGAGGGTCAAAAAGAATTCGGAACTTAGAGTTTTACTATATCATGATATAGCATTGGAGGATCGTTCCCGTTTTCGATCACAACTGGAAAAGATCTCCGAGACCTGGCAATTCGTATCACCGCAGGTTTTCGAAGAAATGATCCGTGGGGAACGCGAAATTATCGGAAGAAACGTTTTGCTGACCTTTGACGACGGTTATTTATCGAATAGAGTCGTAGCGGAAGAAATCCTCGGGCCGATGAAGATTCAGGCGTTATTCTTTATCATTTCCGATTTCGTAGACGTTCAAAACGACGAGCAAAGAAAACAATTCATTTCGAAAAATATATATCCGGACTTTACGCCCGCACAGGTACCCGAGCACTGGATTCCGATGCCTTGGAAGGATCTTCATTTTTTATTGAAGCAAGGACATTCGATCGGAAGTCATACAAGAACACATGCTAGACTTTCTAAAATCGATTCCTCCGAACGTTTAGAGGATGAGATTCTTTCTTCCAAAAAAAAATTAGAACGCGAACTCGGGATTCAACTGAAACATTTCGCCTATACGTTCGGCGACTTGGGAAGTTTTAGTAAGCAGGCTTTGACGATCGCGAAGGAAAACTACGAATTCGTACATACCGGTTTGAGGGGCGATAATGGAACGTCACCGAGTTGGGCGATTCGAAGAGAGGCTTTTTCGACTTCGGATTCGGACTCTTTGATGGGCGCTATCATGGAAGGTGGGGCCGATCTTCTTTATAAGAGCAAACTTCGAATTTATGAATCTTGGGGTTCGTTTTAA
- a CDS encoding lipid II:glycine glycyltransferase FemX, translating into MFVFAPLPSWKNLLSIFFFRNVDRVFLSKTWTEPSNVSLWFSKSAWSLFSIATWKKFHSDPNQEITFWFPEYFCNSSLFLLREQGVKFVFYPIKENREPDYAVCKELATKHPLDAFVLVHYFGKPNDANRAFEFCKTKNAVLIEDAAHVLKPVKGIGEKGDFVLYSPHKHLPIPDGAVLIVRNSGPSNVVWEKRDEDQVKKSAQEFYRANGNTRFFLLKWTLKRLLQKLGFRSRIDPHSDFLNDVSTEIVSFPFLSSLSGKMLSDIVLRLGAVAKKKIRLREIWNAILSDRFGLNVNPESLDRNWTPYLAEYSFDRTEDAESAFRALLQDGIPVSTWPDLPPEVLKNNENGIANGQRRTRLFVSIHQSLSESKIANLFYGEKDSLPIVSEELNAESWNEELNRIEHTNLLQSWEYGEAKRIGEGWKAKRILLRSNGKKIGLVQILFKRYLKIFNVFRINRGPLFYQDVSEREKEASLLFLSEYASIKRGSVLFFNPELNLNGRSLISIYRNGFVKRNQVSWSSSYVDLSLDQESLRKILDGKWRNMLNAAERNELSLEVSVSQDDFRWMLEKYSELMQTKDFSGIAVSFLQKMRDCSSDVEKPLLLVASHSGRRIACVCLTLSNRTAMYLVGWNGEEGRRLKANQFLLWNAIVELKDRGYRWFDLGGIDEENTSTVAEFKLGINGARYELAGEFLAF; encoded by the coding sequence ATGTTCGTATTCGCTCCTCTGCCGAGCTGGAAAAATCTACTTTCAATATTCTTTTTTCGTAATGTAGATCGCGTATTTTTATCCAAAACTTGGACCGAACCTTCGAACGTTTCTCTATGGTTTTCAAAATCGGCTTGGTCTTTATTCTCCATAGCGACTTGGAAAAAATTTCATTCCGATCCGAATCAAGAAATTACTTTTTGGTTTCCGGAGTACTTCTGCAATTCTTCCCTGTTTTTGCTTAGGGAACAAGGAGTTAAGTTCGTCTTTTATCCCATAAAGGAGAATCGAGAACCGGATTACGCCGTCTGTAAAGAGTTAGCCACAAAACATCCGTTAGACGCCTTTGTTTTAGTTCATTATTTCGGTAAACCCAACGATGCGAATCGCGCTTTCGAGTTTTGTAAAACGAAGAATGCAGTTTTGATCGAAGACGCGGCCCATGTGTTAAAACCGGTAAAGGGGATCGGAGAGAAGGGAGATTTCGTATTATACAGTCCTCATAAACATCTTCCCATTCCCGATGGCGCCGTCTTGATCGTGCGTAACTCGGGACCGTCCAATGTCGTTTGGGAAAAAAGGGACGAAGATCAAGTAAAAAAGTCGGCACAAGAATTCTATCGTGCGAACGGCAACACTCGATTCTTTCTTCTAAAGTGGACGTTAAAACGTTTGCTTCAAAAGCTCGGATTTCGAAGCCGTATAGATCCTCACTCCGATTTTTTGAACGACGTTTCTACGGAGATCGTTTCATTTCCGTTTCTCTCTTCTTTATCCGGTAAAATGTTAAGCGACATCGTTTTGCGATTGGGCGCCGTCGCTAAAAAGAAAATTAGGCTTCGAGAAATTTGGAATGCGATTCTTTCGGATCGATTCGGATTGAACGTGAATCCGGAATCCCTGGATAGGAATTGGACTCCCTATTTAGCGGAGTATAGTTTCGACCGGACGGAAGACGCCGAGTCGGCGTTTCGAGCTTTGTTACAAGACGGGATTCCGGTTTCTACATGGCCGGATCTTCCACCTGAAGTTTTAAAAAATAACGAGAACGGGATCGCTAACGGACAAAGAAGAACCCGATTATTCGTATCGATTCATCAATCTTTGTCCGAAAGTAAAATTGCGAATTTATTTTACGGTGAAAAAGATTCTTTGCCAATCGTTTCCGAAGAATTGAACGCGGAGAGTTGGAACGAAGAATTGAATCGGATCGAACACACGAATCTTTTGCAATCTTGGGAATACGGCGAAGCCAAAAGAATCGGAGAGGGATGGAAGGCAAAACGAATTCTTCTGAGATCGAACGGAAAAAAAATAGGTTTGGTTCAGATTCTTTTCAAAAGATATCTTAAAATTTTTAACGTTTTTCGAATCAATAGAGGACCGCTTTTTTATCAGGACGTAAGTGAACGGGAAAAAGAAGCATCGCTTCTTTTTTTATCCGAGTATGCGTCCATCAAAAGAGGATCCGTTTTGTTTTTTAATCCCGAATTGAATTTAAACGGAAGAAGTTTGATTTCGATTTATAGAAACGGTTTTGTTAAGCGAAATCAAGTTTCTTGGTCTTCTTCTTATGTGGATCTTTCTTTGGATCAGGAAAGTTTAAGAAAGATCCTGGACGGGAAATGGAGAAACATGTTGAATGCGGCGGAGAGAAACGAACTCAGTCTGGAAGTAAGCGTTTCGCAGGATGATTTCCGATGGATGTTGGAAAAATATTCCGAACTTATGCAAACGAAGGATTTCTCCGGTATCGCGGTTTCTTTTCTTCAGAAGATGCGCGATTGTTCATCGGATGTTGAAAAACCTCTTCTCCTGGTCGCTTCTCATAGCGGCCGTAGAATCGCTTGTGTCTGTCTAACCTTGTCCAATCGCACCGCTATGTATCTTGTGGGATGGAATGGAGAAGAAGGAAGAAGATTGAAAGCGAATCAATTTCTTCTTTGGAACGCAATCGTAGAGTTGAAAGATCGAGGTTATCGTTGGTTCGATTTGGGCGGTATTGACGAAGAAAACACTTCGACTGTCGCGGAGTTTAAATTGGGAATCAACGGCGCTCGATACGAATTGGCGGGAGAATTTCTCGCTTTCTAG
- a CDS encoding glycosyltransferase family 4 protein has product MILGIDASNIRGGGGVTHLVELLNAAKPNRYGFEKVIVWGGTATLDKIREQSWLIKKYEPLLDKSLLHRIFWNRFVLNRRLKETKANIFFAPGGTYSGNFRPFVTMSQNLLPFEWDEIKRYGFSKRSLRLIALFFTQSITFKKANGVIFLTRFARDVVMRKIRLSIERTAVVNHGINKKFFQKPKTQHEISSYSIKKPFRILYVSFIGEYKHQWNVVKAVGLLKRKKYPIVLDLIGTPDEEGPLLRLKQAIAEEDPEGKFVNYFSSISYSEIERKYMEADLFTFASSCETFGQIVTEAMAAGMPIVCSNRSAMPEILKDAGGYFDPLDVNSISNALQAMIDSKKDRSKVSKLAFESAKNFSWDKAADETFAFLKNVEGKYQR; this is encoded by the coding sequence ATGATTTTAGGAATAGACGCTTCTAATATTCGCGGCGGAGGCGGGGTTACACATCTCGTCGAACTTTTAAATGCCGCGAAACCGAATCGATATGGCTTCGAAAAAGTAATCGTTTGGGGCGGGACCGCAACCTTGGATAAAATCCGAGAACAGTCTTGGCTGATAAAAAAATACGAACCTTTATTGGATAAGTCCCTTCTTCATCGGATCTTTTGGAATCGATTCGTTTTAAACAGAAGATTGAAAGAAACGAAAGCGAATATTTTTTTCGCACCCGGAGGGACTTATTCGGGAAATTTTAGACCGTTCGTTACGATGAGTCAGAATTTACTGCCGTTTGAATGGGATGAAATCAAAAGATACGGTTTTTCGAAAAGATCCTTACGTTTGATCGCTTTGTTTTTCACTCAGTCGATTACATTCAAAAAAGCGAATGGAGTAATTTTTCTCACACGATTTGCCAGAGACGTGGTGATGAGAAAAATACGACTATCGATCGAACGAACCGCGGTCGTAAATCACGGCATCAACAAGAAATTCTTTCAAAAACCGAAAACACAACATGAGATTTCATCGTATTCGATTAAAAAACCGTTTCGAATTTTGTATGTTTCATTCATCGGTGAATACAAACACCAGTGGAATGTAGTGAAGGCAGTCGGTCTTTTAAAAAGAAAAAAATATCCCATCGTTTTGGATTTGATCGGAACACCTGACGAAGAAGGCCCGCTTTTACGTTTGAAACAAGCAATTGCGGAAGAAGATCCCGAAGGAAAATTCGTAAATTACTTTAGTTCGATTTCCTATTCCGAAATAGAAAGAAAATATATGGAAGCGGATCTTTTTACTTTCGCTTCGTCCTGCGAAACGTTCGGACAAATCGTTACCGAAGCGATGGCCGCCGGAATGCCGATCGTTTGTTCGAATCGTTCCGCAATGCCGGAAATATTAAAAGATGCGGGCGGATACTTTGATCCGTTAGACGTTAACTCAATTTCGAATGCTCTACAAGCAATGATAGATTCTAAAAAAGATAGAAGCAAAGTTTCTAAATTAGCATTCGAATCCGCAAAGAATTTTTCTTGGGATAAAGCCGCGGATGAAACATTCGCTTTTCTTAAAAACGTAGAAGGTAAATACCAAAGATGA
- a CDS encoding 2OG-Fe(II) oxygenase, which yields MTLTTPSRKELSSYIHSKLKSNLSGLKANFQNSVHEVGVRYCYLDDLLPNEIANMIYSVFPKKDEMRLMDSFRERKYTSKDFNRFNPLLEDITFAIQDDAVIRVVEEITGIQKQKPDPSLYAGGLSLMNRGNFLNPHIDNSHEMTRTFYRTLNLLYYVSPQWSLENGGNLELWDQKVRNRVTIESKFNRLVIMETNPWSWHSVSPIVADGNRNCVSNYYFSEESPIGRDYFNVTSYSARPEEPFKRIVSNVDNKLRSLLRFLKRDGFGKKDFYQNKK from the coding sequence ATGACCCTAACAACGCCGAGTAGAAAGGAATTATCCTCCTATATCCACTCAAAACTTAAATCGAATTTATCGGGTTTAAAAGCCAACTTTCAAAATTCGGTACACGAAGTGGGAGTTCGTTATTGTTACTTAGACGATTTACTTCCGAATGAAATCGCGAATATGATTTATTCCGTGTTTCCGAAAAAAGACGAAATGAGATTGATGGATAGTTTTCGGGAAAGAAAATACACATCGAAAGATTTCAATCGATTCAATCCGCTTTTGGAAGACATTACTTTTGCGATTCAGGATGATGCGGTAATTCGCGTAGTGGAGGAGATTACGGGAATTCAAAAACAAAAGCCTGATCCGTCTCTTTATGCGGGAGGTTTGAGTCTGATGAATCGCGGAAATTTTTTGAATCCGCATATCGATAATTCGCATGAGATGACTCGTACTTTTTATAGAACTTTAAATCTTCTTTATTACGTAAGTCCTCAGTGGTCGTTGGAAAACGGCGGAAATTTGGAGTTATGGGATCAAAAAGTTCGGAATCGAGTCACTATTGAAAGTAAATTCAATCGATTGGTCATCATGGAAACGAATCCTTGGTCTTGGCATTCCGTAAGTCCGATCGTAGCGGACGGAAATAGAAACTGCGTATCTAACTATTATTTTTCGGAAGAATCGCCGATAGGAAGGGATTACTTTAACGTGACAAGTTATAGTGCGAGACCTGAAGAACCGTTTAAAAGAATTGTTTCAAACGTCGATAACAAGCTGAGAAGTTTATTAAGATTTTTGAAACGAGACGGTTTCGGGAAAAAAGATTTTTATCAAAATAAGAAATGA
- a CDS encoding dTDP-4-dehydrorhamnose reductase family protein → MKPSHKVLILGASGMLGSALYKIFSDKFDFEVFGTIRSQEYLKFFTESERKNLFTNFDVTNQDDLTRVFNELKPDVVINCVGIIKQQKVADDPLTILPINSLLPHRLSNLCKLINARLILISTDCVFNGKKGMYKESDIPNAEDLYGKSKEIGEVIHESHVFTIRTSIIGHELNSTYSLVNWFLSQKEKVKGFRKAIFSGFPSSEIAEIIGTKIIPNPALSGLYHVSAEPISKYDLLSLVRKVYAKDIQIFESDDVIIDRSLDSQKFRQEVDFRPKQWESLIQEMKDYNEKYLDPNHVS, encoded by the coding sequence GTGAAACCATCTCATAAAGTTCTTATCCTTGGCGCATCCGGGATGCTCGGAAGCGCGTTATATAAAATATTCTCCGATAAATTCGATTTCGAAGTTTTCGGAACGATTCGTAGCCAGGAATACTTAAAGTTTTTCACAGAATCGGAAAGAAAGAATCTCTTCACGAATTTCGACGTAACGAATCAGGATGATTTAACTCGTGTCTTCAATGAATTAAAGCCCGATGTCGTAATCAATTGTGTCGGAATCATAAAACAACAAAAGGTCGCCGACGATCCTTTAACGATTTTACCGATCAATTCCTTATTACCTCATCGTTTGTCGAATTTGTGCAAATTGATAAACGCAAGGTTGATTCTGATCAGCACTGATTGTGTTTTTAACGGTAAAAAAGGAATGTATAAAGAATCCGATATTCCGAACGCGGAGGATCTTTACGGCAAGTCGAAAGAGATCGGGGAAGTGATCCATGAATCTCATGTGTTTACGATCAGGACCTCGATTATCGGACACGAGTTGAATTCCACATATTCTTTGGTGAATTGGTTTTTATCTCAGAAGGAAAAAGTAAAAGGTTTTAGAAAGGCGATCTTTTCCGGGTTTCCATCCTCGGAAATTGCGGAGATCATCGGAACGAAAATAATACCGAATCCCGCGTTAAGCGGACTTTATCACGTCTCGGCGGAACCGATTTCAAAATACGATTTGCTTTCTTTGGTTCGAAAAGTCTACGCTAAAGACATTCAAATTTTTGAAAGTGATGATGTAATCATAGATCGCTCTTTGGATTCGCAGAAATTTCGGCAGGAAGTCGATTTTCGACCAAAACAATGGGAATCCTTAATTCAAGAAATGAAAGATTATAACGAAAAATACCTGGATCCAAATCATGTTTCATAA
- a CDS encoding polysaccharide biosynthesis protein: MFHNKVLMITGGTGSFGHTVLKRFLDTDVREIRVFSRDEKKQEDMRIALSNDKVKFYIGDVRDYDSIYQATIGVDYIFHAAALKQVPSCEFYPMEAIKTNVLGTENVINASIAHNVKKLVVLSTDKAVYPINAMGMSKAMAEKLLVAKSRFLSNENTILCATRYGNVMASRGSVIPLFVEQLKSNEQITITDPSMTRFLMSLEDSLDLVLHAFENARQGDIFVQKAPASTIHDLAKALKELFNKNNPIKIIGTRHGEKLYESLVSREEIAKAEDMGRYFRIPADNRDLNYKKYFVEGEVNVSEFGDYTSHNTDRLSVPQVKELLLKLDYIREQLNA, encoded by the coding sequence ATGTTTCATAACAAAGTTTTAATGATTACCGGCGGTACCGGTTCCTTCGGGCATACGGTGCTTAAACGATTTCTCGATACAGACGTTCGGGAAATTAGGGTTTTTAGCCGAGATGAAAAAAAGCAAGAGGATATGCGGATCGCATTGTCCAATGATAAGGTTAAATTCTATATCGGCGACGTTCGGGATTACGATAGTATTTATCAAGCTACCATCGGGGTGGATTATATCTTTCATGCCGCGGCGCTAAAGCAGGTTCCGTCCTGCGAGTTTTATCCGATGGAAGCGATTAAGACGAACGTTCTCGGGACCGAAAACGTTATCAACGCTTCGATCGCACATAACGTTAAAAAATTGGTGGTGTTGAGCACCGATAAGGCCGTATATCCGATCAACGCGATGGGAATGTCTAAGGCGATGGCCGAGAAGTTGCTGGTTGCAAAGTCCAGGTTTTTATCAAATGAAAACACAATATTGTGCGCGACTCGTTACGGCAACGTAATGGCTTCTCGCGGATCGGTCATACCGCTTTTCGTGGAACAACTTAAATCCAACGAACAGATTACGATTACGGATCCGAGTATGACTCGCTTCCTGATGTCCTTGGAGGATTCCTTGGACTTAGTTTTGCACGCTTTCGAGAATGCACGTCAAGGTGATATATTCGTTCAGAAAGCCCCGGCGTCTACGATCCACGACTTGGCAAAGGCGCTCAAAGAATTGTTTAATAAAAACAATCCGATTAAAATTATCGGTACTCGGCACGGAGAAAAACTTTACGAATCTCTCGTATCCAGGGAAGAAATCGCCAAAGCGGAAGATATGGGAAGGTATTTTAGAATTCCCGCGGATAATCGGGATTTGAATTATAAAAAGTATTTCGTGGAAGGGGAAGTGAACGTTTCCGAATTTGGGGATTATACTTCGCATAATACCGATCGACTATCGGTGCCTCAAGTTAAGGAACTTCTTCTCAAACTCGATTACATTCGGGAGCAGTTGAATGCTTAA
- the wecB gene encoding non-hydrolyzing UDP-N-acetylglucosamine 2-epimerase: MLKVMTIVGTRPELIKMSRVIAELDRNFKHILVHSGQNYDYELNQVFFEDLEIRKPDHFLNVAGESASATIAQVLLKADEVFEKEKPDALLLYGDTNTCLAVISAKRRKIPIFHMEAGNRCFDQRVPEELNRKVVDHLSDINMVLTEHARRYLLDEGIKPETIIKTGSHMDEVLEYYKNKIDQSDILSKLKLEKNRFFIVSSHREENVDTRENLQNLLESLNAICEEYGLPVIVSTHPRTRKRLEDFHEIEMNPLITFLKPFGFLDYVKLQKEALCILSDSGTITEEASLLDLPAITIRNAHERPEGMDVGTLIMSGLSKERVLDSVKIIVKQREAGVYKNRVVDDYSVGQVSKKIVNIVQSYTDYINRTVWHKS; this comes from the coding sequence ATGCTTAAGGTGATGACCATCGTTGGCACGAGACCCGAGTTGATCAAGATGAGTCGGGTCATCGCCGAGTTGGATCGGAACTTCAAACATATACTCGTACATTCCGGACAGAATTACGATTACGAACTCAATCAAGTTTTTTTCGAGGACTTGGAAATTAGAAAGCCGGATCATTTCTTGAACGTTGCCGGAGAATCCGCGAGCGCGACGATCGCTCAGGTTCTTTTAAAGGCCGACGAGGTATTCGAAAAAGAAAAACCGGACGCGCTTCTTTTATACGGAGATACGAACACGTGTTTGGCGGTGATTTCCGCCAAACGAAGAAAAATTCCGATCTTTCATATGGAGGCCGGAAATCGATGTTTCGATCAACGTGTTCCCGAAGAATTGAATCGTAAAGTTGTGGATCATCTCAGCGATATAAACATGGTTTTAACGGAGCACGCGAGACGATATCTTTTGGACGAAGGGATTAAACCCGAAACCATCATCAAAACCGGTTCACACATGGACGAGGTCCTTGAATATTATAAGAATAAGATCGATCAATCCGATATTTTGAGTAAACTCAAACTGGAAAAGAATCGGTTCTTTATCGTAAGTTCGCATCGGGAAGAAAACGTGGACACCCGCGAGAATCTTCAAAATCTATTAGAATCTTTGAATGCGATTTGCGAGGAATATGGATTGCCGGTGATCGTATCCACGCACCCGAGAACCAGAAAACGACTCGAGGACTTTCATGAAATCGAAATGAATCCTCTGATTACGTTTTTGAAACCGTTTGGATTTTTGGATTACGTGAAATTACAAAAAGAGGCTCTCTGCATATTATCCGATAGCGGAACGATCACGGAAGAAGCTTCCTTGCTCGATCTTCCCGCGATCACGATTCGAAACGCGCACGAAAGACCGGAAGGGATGGATGTCGGTACGTTGATCATGAGCGGACTTTCGAAAGAACGCGTTCTTGATTCCGTAAAGATCATCGTAAAACAACGAGAAGCTGGAGTTTACAAGAATCGAGTTGTAGACGATTATTCAGTCGGGCAGGTTTCGAAGAAGATCGTCAACATCGTTCAGAGTTATACGGACTATATCAACCGGACCGTCTGGCATAAAAGTTAA